One genomic segment of Fundulus heteroclitus isolate FHET01 chromosome 10, MU-UCD_Fhet_4.1, whole genome shotgun sequence includes these proteins:
- the unc13d gene encoding protein unc-13 homolog D isoform X2, translating into MAGQSEHTRKGEGLLQTPEQEQGAHRQFSPIHSRKLGVTRRQRDRRDLKEDENPEAKARRHKEMELNPLYKELLYTIVHKMGKPASAEVFTDSQLHQYIREAFTMTEAEHDSLMEKVQNTEPPVYCLMVTVKEAKEILGKDVSGFSDPYCLLMVLEDEEEKKSKVKTKPSKYVVKGTVSHERIYQTDIKKQTLNPIWNQTFVLDFEDMTRASFHLEMWDKDEEVSLTQKLEDIKTNFNSLRRMIKEAKKEKGTDDFLGNIVLKLQDLHCTEDNWYNLEPRTETYPNRGQCHLFLKFIHKARDGTLSAGRSAYTNYCGILQQFVEAYISKQQSSAPWKGALCGEAQTLLELYATQNDLSPFLQDLAKWVAYSKLYQTLEVDSSVLLQQLTSIEYHWHQQELPYQQKQELGDSLHGFLQYGLCLVSKYRDIFPPTPSATPKLHTLLRILVQICKTQAFQKQNPAHFELHEEVHDAIQKGTEVWFDMKRGLHQPMTKELTEIGSALSRLIAEVLEDIKHNKDIWNRVFVSAVQVDVFTVVYQKFDSLIAEEVKETLSKMEGQMELNLAKSLFPVYLSLQAIHKEKAFLQKRGLLELTNFHEGFRDALPYWLNQAFSTTQDRVVRAVQVDQLQPLQTGAVPIKHSSSAVDLVACIQPICQLWEQLSWPDPEEAFMLMVKLTEDVCKIVVNYCHLLKERVRVLSENSDHSSAINMLCVVVNDLEHLRSVLTRLPTQLNWEGLRVRTQSVIGQSQFENTLHSQLQQAKSILCKEIRSALDTLGKQLNTDIETLVRSMSTRRRIPSKSTEDAVAPLMLYLEQELHYMNENLVQENFNSLLTPLWQNSVKILYQVGNQHSQQEGFMVFCQRLLYTLQCLEQCFHAEGNGLPEKTLHSDEYKTLKAHLTHHSLTSHQLIEKFFKRKIAEQREFHGEKYGAVTLITSYRRSDQRLHIEVLNAVSLLPMDSNGLSDPFVRLCLEPYHIFPETEPRCTQYKSCDLNPLFDESFDFLVSLEQCQTPGACLLITVLDHDTLRPDDFEGEAFLALEDVPGVSGQTEEELCSQVDAASKQIRLPLMHPKPNEDGILKLLESRKGDREAQAFVKKRRQREKQSQEPAQQ; encoded by the exons ATGGCAGGTCAAAGTGAGCACACGAGAAAAGGAGAGGGTTTGCTGCAAACACCTGAACAG GAACAAGGCGCACAcaggcag TTTTCCCCCATCCATTCACGTAAGCTCGGAGTGACGAGGCGACAGAGAGACAGGAGG gatttgaaagaagatgaaaaTCCAGAGGCCAAAGCAAGACGACACAAGGAGATGGAG CTGAACCCTCTTTATAAGGAGCTTCTGTACACCATCGTCCATAAGATGGGTAAACCAGCGTCAGCTGAGGTCTTCACAGATAGCCAGCTTCACCAGTACATCCGGGAG GCTTTCACTATGACAGAAGCAGAGCACGACAGTCTGATGGAGAAAGTACAGAACACGGAG CCGCCGGTATATTGCCTGATGGTCACCGTCAAAGAAGCTAAGGAAATCCTAGGAAAAGACGTCAGTG GTTTTAGTGACCCTTACTGCCTCCTGATGGTACTggaagatgaggaggagaaaaagagcAAAGTGAAAACCAAACCcagcaaatatgttgtgaagGGCACAGTATCCCATGAGAGAATCTACCAAACCGATATCAAAAAGCAGACCTTGAACCCTATTTGGAACCAAACCTTTGTGCT AGACTTTGAAGATATGACGAGGGCTAGTTTCCATCTTGAGATGTG GGACAAAGATGAAGAGGTGTCTCTCACTCAGAAACTGGAAGACATCAAAACCAACTTTAATAGTTTAAGAAG GATGATCAAGGAGGCCAAAAAGGAGAAAGGCACAGATGACTTTTTAGGAAATATTGTCTTAAAACTACAG GATCTCCACTGCACTGAGGACAACTGGTACAATCTGGAGCCAAGAACGGAGACGTATCCTAATCGCGGCCAGTGTCACCTCTTCCTCAAGTTCATTCACAAAGCT AGAGACGGGACTCTGAGCGCCGGTCGCAGCGCCTACACAAACTACTGTGGGATCCTGCAGCAGTTTGTTGAAGCTTACATCTCCAAGCAACAG AGCTCTGCACCGTGGAAAGGGGCGTTGTGCGGCGAGGCTCAGACTCTGCTTGAACTCTACGCCACGCAGAACGACCTCTCTCCTTTTCTGCAAGACCTGGC GAAGTGGGTGGCTTACAGTAAACTGTACCAGACTTTGGAGGTGGACTCGTCTGTGCTGCTCCAGCAGCTCACCAGCATAGAGTACCACTGGCATCAGCAGGAGCTGCCCTACCAGCAG AAACAGGAACTTGGAGACTCTCTTCACGGTTTCCTGCAGTACGGACTCTGTTTGGTTTCCAAATACAGAGACATCTTCCCCCCAACTCCCAGCGCAACTCCAAAATTGCACACACTGCTCAG GATATTGGTCCAGATTTGTAAGACTCAGGCTTTTCAGAAACAGAACCCAGCCCACTTTGAGCTTCACGAGGAAGTCCACGATGCCATACAG AAAGGTACGGAGGTCTGGTTTGACATGAAAAGGGGTTTGCATCAGCCAATGACCAAG GAACTGACAGAGATTGGGAGCGCCCTCTCGAGGCTGATAGCAGAAGTACTGGAAGACATAAAACACAACAAGGATATTTGGAACAGAGTTTTTGTCAG CGCTGTGCAAGTTGACGTTTTTACTGTTGTCTATCAGAAGTTTGACTCCCTG ATTGCAGAGGAAGTGAAAGAAACGTTATCCAAAATGGAAGGCCAAATGGAGCTGAACCTGGCCAAAAGCCTGTTTCCTGTTTACCTGAGCTTGCAGGCCATCCACAAAGAAAAGGCTTTCCTGCAGAAAAG GGGATTACTTGAGCTGACAAACTTTCACGAAGGTTTCCGGGACGCTCTGCCGTACTGGCTCAACCAGGCGTTCAGCACCACTCAGGACCGGGTGGTCAGGGCCGTGCAGGTTGACCAG CTCCAGCCACTGCAAACCGGCGCGGTCCCCATAAAGCACAGCTCCTCGGCAGTAGACCTGGTCGCGTGCATCCAGCCGATCTGCCAGCTGTGGGAGCAGCTGTCTTGGCCCGACCCCGAAGAGGCCTTCATGCTCATGGTCAAACTCACCGAG GACGTTTGTAAGATCGTGGTGAACTACTGTCACCTCCTAAAGGAGAGGGTCCGGGTGCTGTCAGAGAACTCGGACCACAGCAGCGCCATCAACATG ctgtgTGTTGTTGTCAACGACCTGGAGCACCTGCGCTCGGTGCTGACCCGGCTTCCCACTCAGCTCAACTGGGAGGGGCTTCGCGTTCGCACTCAGAGCGTCATAGGGCAAAGCCAGTTTGAAAACACGCTGCACTCCCAGCTTCAGCAAGCCAAGAGCATCCTCTGCAAGGAGATCCGATCGGCATTGGACACGCTTGGGAAACAG TTAAACACAGACATTGAGACTCTGGTCCGGAGCATGTCGACCAGGCGGAGGATTCCCTCCAAGTCCACAGAGGAT GCTGTAGCCCCTCTAATGCTCTACCTGGAACAGGAGCTCCATTACATGAACGAAAACCTGGTTCAAGAGAACTTCAACAG CCTCCTGACTCCGTTGTGGCAAAACTCTGTGAAAATTCTCTATCAAGTTGGTAACCAGCATTCACAGCAAGAAGGGTTCATGGTGTTCTGCCAGAGGCTGCTGTACACGCTGCAG TGCCTTGAGCAGTGCTTCCATGCTGAGGGGAACGGACTTCCCGAGAAGACGCTGCACTCCGATGAATACAAG ACTCTGAAGGCTCACCTCACTCACCACTCGCTGACCAGCCACCAGCTTATAGAGaagttctttaaaagaaaaatagccGAGCAG AGGGAGTTCCATGGGGAGAAATATGGGGCGGTGACCCTCATCACATCCTACAGAAGGTCTGACCAAAGGTTGCACATTGAGGTGCTCAACGCGGTCAGCCTCCTGCCAATGGACTCTAATG GCCTCAGTGACCCCTTCGTGCGCCTGTGCCTGGAGCCGTACCACATCTTTCCTGAGACCGAGCCCCGCTGCACCCAGTACAAAAGCTGCGACCTCAATCCCCTTTTCGACGAGTCCTTTGATTT ccttgtttcactggaacagtGCCAGACTCCAGGAGCTTGCTTGCTCATCACGGTCCTGGACCACGACACCTTGAGGCCGGACGACTTTGAGGGCGAAGCCTTCCTGGCCCTGGAGGACGTACCAGGAGTTTCTGGACAAACGGAAGAGGAACTCTGCTCCCAGGTGGACGCTGCATCCAAACAAATCCGCCTGCCTCTGATGCATCCTAAACCTAATG AGGACGGCATCCTGAAGCTGCTGGAGTCGAGGAAAGGAGACCGCGAGGCCCAGGCCTTCGTGAAGAAGCGACGCCAACGGGAGAAGCAGTCCCAGGAGCCCGCCCAGCAATGA
- the unc13d gene encoding protein unc-13 homolog D isoform X1: MFRLQRLFGNFYSFYVLLQTPGRNKNMYCLRHQTVQPRIESPSPDGYLEEQGAHRQFSPIHSRKLGVTRRQRDRRDLKEDENPEAKARRHKEMELNPLYKELLYTIVHKMGKPASAEVFTDSQLHQYIREAFTMTEAEHDSLMEKVQNTEPPVYCLMVTVKEAKEILGKDVSGFSDPYCLLMVLEDEEEKKSKVKTKPSKYVVKGTVSHERIYQTDIKKQTLNPIWNQTFVLDFEDMTRASFHLEMWDKDEEVSLTQKLEDIKTNFNSLRRMIKEAKKEKGTDDFLGNIVLKLQDLHCTEDNWYNLEPRTETYPNRGQCHLFLKFIHKARDGTLSAGRSAYTNYCGILQQFVEAYISKQQSSAPWKGALCGEAQTLLELYATQNDLSPFLQDLAKWVAYSKLYQTLEVDSSVLLQQLTSIEYHWHQQELPYQQKQELGDSLHGFLQYGLCLVSKYRDIFPPTPSATPKLHTLLRILVQICKTQAFQKQNPAHFELHEEVHDAIQKGTEVWFDMKRGLHQPMTKELTEIGSALSRLIAEVLEDIKHNKDIWNRVFVSAVQVDVFTVVYQKFDSLIAEEVKETLSKMEGQMELNLAKSLFPVYLSLQAIHKEKAFLQKRGLLELTNFHEGFRDALPYWLNQAFSTTQDRVVRAVQVDQLQPLQTGAVPIKHSSSAVDLVACIQPICQLWEQLSWPDPEEAFMLMVKLTEDVCKIVVNYCHLLKERVRVLSENSDHSSAINMLCVVVNDLEHLRSVLTRLPTQLNWEGLRVRTQSVIGQSQFENTLHSQLQQAKSILCKEIRSALDTLGKQLNTDIETLVRSMSTRRRIPSKSTEDAVAPLMLYLEQELHYMNENLVQENFNSLLTPLWQNSVKILYQVGNQHSQQEGFMVFCQRLLYTLQCLEQCFHAEGNGLPEKTLHSDEYKTLKAHLTHHSLTSHQLIEKFFKRKIAEQREFHGEKYGAVTLITSYRRSDQRLHIEVLNAVSLLPMDSNGLSDPFVRLCLEPYHIFPETEPRCTQYKSCDLNPLFDESFDFLVSLEQCQTPGACLLITVLDHDTLRPDDFEGEAFLALEDVPGVSGQTEEELCSQVDAASKQIRLPLMHPKPNEDGILKLLESRKGDREAQAFVKKRRQREKQSQEPAQQ; this comes from the exons ATGTTTCGGCTTCAGCGTTTGTTCGgtaacttttacagtttttatgtcCTTTTGCAAACCCCcggcagaaacaaaaacatgtactGTTTGAGGCATCAAACGGTCCAGCCACGCATCGAGTCACCGTCTCCTGATGGCTATTTGGAG GAACAAGGCGCACAcaggcag TTTTCCCCCATCCATTCACGTAAGCTCGGAGTGACGAGGCGACAGAGAGACAGGAGG gatttgaaagaagatgaaaaTCCAGAGGCCAAAGCAAGACGACACAAGGAGATGGAG CTGAACCCTCTTTATAAGGAGCTTCTGTACACCATCGTCCATAAGATGGGTAAACCAGCGTCAGCTGAGGTCTTCACAGATAGCCAGCTTCACCAGTACATCCGGGAG GCTTTCACTATGACAGAAGCAGAGCACGACAGTCTGATGGAGAAAGTACAGAACACGGAG CCGCCGGTATATTGCCTGATGGTCACCGTCAAAGAAGCTAAGGAAATCCTAGGAAAAGACGTCAGTG GTTTTAGTGACCCTTACTGCCTCCTGATGGTACTggaagatgaggaggagaaaaagagcAAAGTGAAAACCAAACCcagcaaatatgttgtgaagGGCACAGTATCCCATGAGAGAATCTACCAAACCGATATCAAAAAGCAGACCTTGAACCCTATTTGGAACCAAACCTTTGTGCT AGACTTTGAAGATATGACGAGGGCTAGTTTCCATCTTGAGATGTG GGACAAAGATGAAGAGGTGTCTCTCACTCAGAAACTGGAAGACATCAAAACCAACTTTAATAGTTTAAGAAG GATGATCAAGGAGGCCAAAAAGGAGAAAGGCACAGATGACTTTTTAGGAAATATTGTCTTAAAACTACAG GATCTCCACTGCACTGAGGACAACTGGTACAATCTGGAGCCAAGAACGGAGACGTATCCTAATCGCGGCCAGTGTCACCTCTTCCTCAAGTTCATTCACAAAGCT AGAGACGGGACTCTGAGCGCCGGTCGCAGCGCCTACACAAACTACTGTGGGATCCTGCAGCAGTTTGTTGAAGCTTACATCTCCAAGCAACAG AGCTCTGCACCGTGGAAAGGGGCGTTGTGCGGCGAGGCTCAGACTCTGCTTGAACTCTACGCCACGCAGAACGACCTCTCTCCTTTTCTGCAAGACCTGGC GAAGTGGGTGGCTTACAGTAAACTGTACCAGACTTTGGAGGTGGACTCGTCTGTGCTGCTCCAGCAGCTCACCAGCATAGAGTACCACTGGCATCAGCAGGAGCTGCCCTACCAGCAG AAACAGGAACTTGGAGACTCTCTTCACGGTTTCCTGCAGTACGGACTCTGTTTGGTTTCCAAATACAGAGACATCTTCCCCCCAACTCCCAGCGCAACTCCAAAATTGCACACACTGCTCAG GATATTGGTCCAGATTTGTAAGACTCAGGCTTTTCAGAAACAGAACCCAGCCCACTTTGAGCTTCACGAGGAAGTCCACGATGCCATACAG AAAGGTACGGAGGTCTGGTTTGACATGAAAAGGGGTTTGCATCAGCCAATGACCAAG GAACTGACAGAGATTGGGAGCGCCCTCTCGAGGCTGATAGCAGAAGTACTGGAAGACATAAAACACAACAAGGATATTTGGAACAGAGTTTTTGTCAG CGCTGTGCAAGTTGACGTTTTTACTGTTGTCTATCAGAAGTTTGACTCCCTG ATTGCAGAGGAAGTGAAAGAAACGTTATCCAAAATGGAAGGCCAAATGGAGCTGAACCTGGCCAAAAGCCTGTTTCCTGTTTACCTGAGCTTGCAGGCCATCCACAAAGAAAAGGCTTTCCTGCAGAAAAG GGGATTACTTGAGCTGACAAACTTTCACGAAGGTTTCCGGGACGCTCTGCCGTACTGGCTCAACCAGGCGTTCAGCACCACTCAGGACCGGGTGGTCAGGGCCGTGCAGGTTGACCAG CTCCAGCCACTGCAAACCGGCGCGGTCCCCATAAAGCACAGCTCCTCGGCAGTAGACCTGGTCGCGTGCATCCAGCCGATCTGCCAGCTGTGGGAGCAGCTGTCTTGGCCCGACCCCGAAGAGGCCTTCATGCTCATGGTCAAACTCACCGAG GACGTTTGTAAGATCGTGGTGAACTACTGTCACCTCCTAAAGGAGAGGGTCCGGGTGCTGTCAGAGAACTCGGACCACAGCAGCGCCATCAACATG ctgtgTGTTGTTGTCAACGACCTGGAGCACCTGCGCTCGGTGCTGACCCGGCTTCCCACTCAGCTCAACTGGGAGGGGCTTCGCGTTCGCACTCAGAGCGTCATAGGGCAAAGCCAGTTTGAAAACACGCTGCACTCCCAGCTTCAGCAAGCCAAGAGCATCCTCTGCAAGGAGATCCGATCGGCATTGGACACGCTTGGGAAACAG TTAAACACAGACATTGAGACTCTGGTCCGGAGCATGTCGACCAGGCGGAGGATTCCCTCCAAGTCCACAGAGGAT GCTGTAGCCCCTCTAATGCTCTACCTGGAACAGGAGCTCCATTACATGAACGAAAACCTGGTTCAAGAGAACTTCAACAG CCTCCTGACTCCGTTGTGGCAAAACTCTGTGAAAATTCTCTATCAAGTTGGTAACCAGCATTCACAGCAAGAAGGGTTCATGGTGTTCTGCCAGAGGCTGCTGTACACGCTGCAG TGCCTTGAGCAGTGCTTCCATGCTGAGGGGAACGGACTTCCCGAGAAGACGCTGCACTCCGATGAATACAAG ACTCTGAAGGCTCACCTCACTCACCACTCGCTGACCAGCCACCAGCTTATAGAGaagttctttaaaagaaaaatagccGAGCAG AGGGAGTTCCATGGGGAGAAATATGGGGCGGTGACCCTCATCACATCCTACAGAAGGTCTGACCAAAGGTTGCACATTGAGGTGCTCAACGCGGTCAGCCTCCTGCCAATGGACTCTAATG GCCTCAGTGACCCCTTCGTGCGCCTGTGCCTGGAGCCGTACCACATCTTTCCTGAGACCGAGCCCCGCTGCACCCAGTACAAAAGCTGCGACCTCAATCCCCTTTTCGACGAGTCCTTTGATTT ccttgtttcactggaacagtGCCAGACTCCAGGAGCTTGCTTGCTCATCACGGTCCTGGACCACGACACCTTGAGGCCGGACGACTTTGAGGGCGAAGCCTTCCTGGCCCTGGAGGACGTACCAGGAGTTTCTGGACAAACGGAAGAGGAACTCTGCTCCCAGGTGGACGCTGCATCCAAACAAATCCGCCTGCCTCTGATGCATCCTAAACCTAATG AGGACGGCATCCTGAAGCTGCTGGAGTCGAGGAAAGGAGACCGCGAGGCCCAGGCCTTCGTGAAGAAGCGACGCCAACGGGAGAAGCAGTCCCAGGAGCCCGCCCAGCAATGA